Within the Cetobacterium sp. 8H genome, the region AAATCAAATAATTTTTGTGATGTTATAATCGTCGGTGGTGGACCTGCAGGCGCAAGTGCGGCTGTTTATGTTGCTAGTCGTGGATTAAAATCTATTATATTTGAAAAAAATGACATAGGTGGAACGGCAGGAAAGGTTTCTTCAATTACACATTACCTATCAGTAGATAACTTTGAAACAGGGGAATCTTTTAAAAACAAATTAGAAGAACAGCTAAAAAAATATGAGATTGAAATTGTAAAGGAAGAGATAGTTGAATTTAATTTAAATAAAAAAACAGTTATTACAAAATCAGGAAGTATTTATGAAAGTTCTGCAATAATATTAGCAAATGGAACTACACCTAGAAAACTTAATATTTCTGGAGAAGACGAATTTACAGGTAAGGGAATTTCTTCAAATCCATCAAAAGATGGTAAAAATTACATTGGGAAAGATATTTTTGTTATAGGTGGAGCAGACGGTGCAATAAAAGAAGCAATCTATCTTTCAAAATATGCAAAAAAATTATCTATTATTCATTTTGAAGAAAATCTTGGGACAATTGCTGAATTCAAAAATAAATTATCAACATTAAATAATATAGATTTATTTTTACATTCAAGATTGACAAAAGTTGAAGGTAAAGAATGTATTGAATTTTTAGAAATAACCGATGAAAAGACAAAAGAAGTGACTAGAATAGAGTCTAAAGGTGCTGGAGTATTTGTATATGTTGGGGCCACTCCAAATACTGATAAATATTCAGAGCTAGATTTAGAAAATGGATTTATAAAAGTTAATAATAAAATGCAGACAAATATCGAAGGAATATATGCTGCTGGAGATATTTGCAGTAAGGATATACGACAGATTGCCACAGCTGTTGCTGATGGAACAATCGCAGGAATAAATGTTTCAAACTATTTAAAAAA harbors:
- a CDS encoding NAD(P)/FAD-dependent oxidoreductase, coding for MIKKSNNFCDVIIVGGGPAGASAAVYVASRGLKSIIFEKNDIGGTAGKVSSITHYLSVDNFETGESFKNKLEEQLKKYEIEIVKEEIVEFNLNKKTVITKSGSIYESSAIILANGTTPRKLNISGEDEFTGKGISSNPSKDGKNYIGKDIFVIGGADGAIKEAIYLSKYAKKLSIIHFEENLGTIAEFKNKLSTLNNIDLFLHSRLTKVEGKECIEFLEITDEKTKEVTRIESKGAGVFVYVGATPNTDKYSELDLENGFIKVNNKMQTNIEGIYAAGDICSKDIRQIATAVADGTIAGINVSNYLKNK